A stretch of Nitrososphaerales archaeon DNA encodes these proteins:
- a CDS encoding 2-oxoacid:acceptor oxidoreductase family protein — translation HAAILSGLYATRTSSYGAEVRGTYAYGHVVISDEPVKYPFAIALDALVALHSKALDMELKLLKNDGLLMIDDEFIDREIGGSYKVVKIPAAKLAVERFGRRVFANMIMLGSLLRFIKFIPIESAELAIRDNIKVETDKNVEALRLGFGLQVD, via the coding sequence CATGCAGCCATACTCTCTGGCCTATATGCAACGAGGACCAGCAGCTACGGAGCGGAAGTGAGAGGTACCTACGCTTATGGCCACGTCGTCATCTCCGATGAGCCGGTCAAGTACCCGTTCGCCATCGCCCTTGATGCTCTGGTCGCTCTTCATTCGAAGGCTCTAGATATGGAGCTCAAGTTACTAAAGAACGATGGCCTGTTAATGATAGATGATGAATTCATCGATAGAGAGATTGGAGGCAGTTATAAGGTAGTGAAAATTCCGGCTGCAAAGCTCGCTGTCGAAAGGTTTGGGAGGAGGGTCTTCGCGAATATGATCATGCTCGGATCACTACTTCGATTTATCAAATTTATACCGATAGAATCTGCCGAATTAGCTATTAGAGATAATATAAAAGTGGAAACGGATAAGAATGTAGAGGCTTTGAGGTTGGGCTTTGGATTGCAGGTCGATTAG